One region of Juglans microcarpa x Juglans regia isolate MS1-56 chromosome 7S, Jm3101_v1.0, whole genome shotgun sequence genomic DNA includes:
- the LOC121240933 gene encoding uncharacterized protein LOC121240933 — protein sequence MALKLDISKAYDRIEWEFLKAVMVKMGFDKNWIAVIMRCVATVTYSHGEALGAITGVPLGRNHLQANCLEWSRLFHLLELYEHASGQRLNKDKTSISFNKNTRGEARDLILQIAGIQSSQPYEKYLGLPSLIGRSKTKGFKCILDKAIPTYSMGVFKIPKANLRELNRLMKQYWWGQKAEESKINWCSWEKMAKAKACGGLRFRDLESFNLAMLAKQGWRLLQSPNSLVARVLSAKYFPNGDFLGVGLTRNPSQIWRSIMAAKPLLDEGLFWHIGNGCSTRIWLHKWLPIPNSY from the exons ATGGCTTTGAAACTTGATATAAGTAAGGCATATGACAGGATTGAATGGGAGTTTCTTAAGGCTGTCATGGTGAAAATGGGCTTTGATAAAAATTGGATTGCAGTCATTATGAGGTGTGTTGCCACTGTCACATATTCA CATGGAGAAGCTTTAGGAGCCATTACAGGGGTTCCTTTGGGGAGGAACCATTTGCAG GCCAATTGCTTGGAGTGGAGTAGGTTATTTCACTTGCTTGAGCTGTATGAGCATGCCAGTGGACAGAGACTTAACAAAGATAAAACATCAATCAGTTTCAACAAGAATACAAGAGGAGAGGCTCGAGATTTGATTCTTCAGATTGCTGGTATCCAATCCTCTCAGCCttatgagaagtatttgggACTACCATCTTTGATTGGGAGGTCCAAAACAAAAGGTTTCAAATGTATTTTGGACAAG GCAATTCCCACTTATAGTATGGGTGTTTTTAAAATACCTAAAGCCAATTTGAGAGAGCTCAACAGATTGATGAAACAGTATTGGTGGGGGCAGAAAGCTGAGGAGAGCAAGATTAATTGGTGTTCCTGGGAGAAAATGGCTAAAGCAAAAGCTTGTGGGGGACTTAGATTTAGGGACTTAGAGAGTTTCAACCTTGCAATGCTTGCCAAGCAAGGTTGGAGACTTCTTCAGTCTCCTAATTCATTGGTAGCTAGGGTGCTATCTGCTAAGTATTTTCCAAATGGTGATTTCTTGGGAGTAGGTTTGACTAGAAATCCTTCTCAGATTTGGAGAAGTATAATGGCTGCAAAACCACTACTTGATGAGGGACTCTTCTGGCATATTGGCAATGGTTGCAGCACTAGGATCTGGCTTCATAAATGGTTGCCAATTCCAAACTCTTATTAG